A stretch of the Bacillus sp. FJAT-18017 genome encodes the following:
- a CDS encoding ABC transporter permease: protein MKNLVINELVKIFSRAGTYVMIGLVVVLVMGMAGLSKYEEMENPPKENTQWKLDLEKQLINDRATLEDFKDTNANLKTFYEREVAVKEYQIKNNLAPETGTTAWSFVRDSKNFISLVGLFAIVIAAGIVSSEFSWGTVKLLLIRPMGRWKILLSKYLAVLLFGVGLLAMLFLLSFFIGLALFGFPDSPTPHLAYSDGQIVERSVALQLLAEYLLNSIDVLMVATMAFMISAVFRNSSLAIGISLFLLMTGSTITMLLASKFEWTKFFLFANTDLTVYLDGTPPIEGMTLGFSISMLIIYFVLFHFLAFYVFSKRDVAA from the coding sequence ATGAAAAACCTCGTCATAAATGAACTAGTTAAAATTTTCAGCCGTGCTGGAACGTATGTGATGATTGGTCTGGTAGTTGTTCTCGTCATGGGGATGGCAGGCCTGTCAAAGTACGAAGAAATGGAAAATCCGCCGAAGGAAAATACCCAGTGGAAGTTGGATCTCGAAAAACAGCTGATCAATGACCGGGCTACCCTCGAGGATTTCAAGGACACGAACGCCAATTTAAAAACGTTTTATGAACGCGAAGTTGCCGTAAAGGAGTATCAAATCAAAAATAACCTGGCGCCTGAAACGGGAACAACTGCCTGGTCATTTGTAAGGGACTCAAAGAATTTCATTAGCCTCGTCGGCTTATTTGCAATTGTAATTGCGGCAGGGATTGTTTCTTCGGAATTTTCCTGGGGGACAGTAAAGCTCCTTCTCATCAGGCCAATGGGGCGCTGGAAGATTCTACTTTCCAAATATCTGGCGGTCCTTTTATTCGGGGTAGGTCTTCTAGCTATGCTTTTTCTCCTATCCTTCTTTATTGGGCTTGCCCTCTTCGGGTTCCCGGATAGTCCCACTCCGCATCTAGCCTATTCGGATGGACAGATTGTCGAACGGAGCGTTGCTCTACAGCTTCTAGCCGAATATTTACTTAATTCGATTGATGTTTTGATGGTGGCGACTATGGCGTTTATGATATCCGCGGTATTCCGGAATAGTTCACTGGCAATTGGGATTTCCCTGTTCCTCCTCATGACTGGCAGTACAATTACTATGCTGTTGGCAAGCAAATTTGAATGGACAAAGTTCTTCCTGTTCGCCAATACTGATTTAACAGTATATCTTGATGGGACTCCCCCAATTGAAGGGATGACATTGGGATTTTCAATTAGTATGCTAATTATCTACTTTGTTTTGTTTCACTTCCTTGCTTTTTACGTATTTTCAAAAAGGGATGTAGCTGCATAA